The following are from one region of the Blastocatellia bacterium genome:
- a CDS encoding M20/M25/M40 family metallo-hydrolase, translating into MFMFSSSPETSINTVLKKPWLNIAFQELDRLSKEIMLEHIRICEIPAPTFAETERAQYFYQRFCELGLKDTKIDKVGNVTACWPRVSDSYICISAHLDTVFPINTNCQVKKVNERYFAPGIADNAAGLAELLTLAKILTTINIIPNISILFVATVGEEGIGDLMGVKYLFKESEYKNSIRFFISFDGAGLTRITHQALGSKRYKITFLGSGGHSWADFGIANPVHALGRAVAKMASYKVPRLPATAYNVGVIEGGSSVNTIAEQAQMQVDLRSTAASELEKLERHLFRSLEEALVEENQASKFTDNQLTMKIDLIGDRPSGTLSTSSKLVQTALAATKLFGITPCLDCSSTDANIPISLGLEAVTLGTGGSCGAFHTLSEWYEETDRTISLKRTLLLILALAEIN; encoded by the coding sequence ATGTTTATGTTTAGCTCTTCACCTGAAACTAGTATTAATACAGTCTTAAAAAAGCCTTGGTTAAATATAGCTTTTCAAGAATTAGATAGGTTGTCTAAAGAAATAATGCTAGAACATATTAGGATTTGTGAAATTCCTGCACCCACTTTTGCAGAAACAGAACGGGCCCAATATTTTTATCAAAGATTTTGTGAGTTAGGGCTAAAAGATACAAAAATAGATAAAGTTGGAAATGTTACTGCATGTTGGCCTAGAGTATCAGATAGCTATATTTGTATTTCTGCTCATTTAGATACAGTTTTTCCTATTAATACAAATTGTCAGGTAAAAAAAGTAAATGAGCGTTATTTTGCGCCAGGTATTGCAGATAATGCTGCTGGTTTAGCAGAACTTCTTACACTAGCCAAAATACTTACAACAATAAACATAATCCCAAATATTTCAATACTCTTTGTTGCAACAGTTGGGGAAGAAGGAATTGGGGATTTAATGGGAGTTAAGTATTTATTTAAGGAAAGTGAATATAAAAACTCTATTCGCTTTTTTATTTCCTTTGATGGTGCTGGTTTAACAAGAATCACCCATCAAGCTTTAGGTTCAAAACGCTATAAAATTACTTTTTTGGGTTCAGGCGGGCATTCCTGGGCTGACTTTGGGATAGCTAATCCTGTTCATGCTTTAGGACGGGCAGTTGCTAAAATGGCTAGCTATAAAGTGCCTCGTCTACCTGCTACAGCTTATAATGTTGGAGTAATTGAAGGTGGTAGTAGTGTTAATACTATTGCCGAACAAGCACAAATGCAGGTGGATTTACGTTCTACGGCTGCTTCAGAACTTGAAAAGCTAGAAAGACATTTATTTAGATCTTTAGAAGAAGCTTTAGTAGAAGAAAATCAAGCTTCTAAATTCACAGATAACCAACTAACTATGAAAATAGATTTGATTGGAGATCGGCCATCTGGAACACTCTCTACTTCAAGCAAATTAGTTCAAACTGCTTTAGCAGCAACTAAGCTATTTGGAATTACCCCTTGTTTAGATTGCTCTTCAACAGATGCAAATATTCCTATTTCTTTAGGTTTAGAAGCAGTTACTTTAGGCACAGGTGGAAGTTGTGGAGCATTTCACACATTATCAGAGTGGTATGAAGAAACTGATCGAACAATTAGCTTAAAACGCACATTATTATTAATTTTAGCTTTAGCTGAAATTAACTAA